TGTTGTGGAGACACATTCTGTCACAACACAATCATTTCAGGTTGGAAATGTGATCCTAGTTGTAACATAGTAAATAAGTCCCCTACAAAACCTAAACTgctattatttttcatttgtacGACTGAAATTAATGCTTAATCAATGATGACTGAGGAAGTTTAGTGTACcagtagttgttgttttttattttattgttaactTTATTGTTGAATAATGGTGAGTCCTCCCTTTGCTTAAAAAAGGTTTAATCCTTTTGTATCATATTTCCAAATACTCTttgaaatatgttatttattatattctcTATAATCATTACATCACCATATTCACAGATCACAACTCagcatttttaatttacttatttacactctatattgtatgtgtttgatgcacatatttgtacatatttcttatttgtattattaattcatttatttatctacatatattgtgttatgtattgtagcattatgtacataatttacatgctcttttatttttatttttcgtatatttctttatgcttcaTATCAGAACAACTGTAAAGTCCCAATTTCCccacggggatcaataaagtatttctgatttagAGTCTTGCTTTTGggtttgaaatatttaatttcatcCTATTGATCTAGGGCtgaacaattttgaaaaaaatatgtaattgtgattattttgactgatattgcaattgcgatatgatttgtgacattagagggaatgataacaaactaataataataataatttaccatattattctcattttcattgataaacattaaaaatataatggggtgatttttgcagggatctgtaccaataaagatgtttttttacaaGATGTACAagatttgtacatatttcttatttgtattattaatttatttaattatctaaatatattatgttatatattgtagcattatgtacataatgtacaTGCTACATggtcttttatttctatttttcttatatttcttgCAGAAATCAGTAGATAAAAAGCTAATATTATTGTAATAGCTGAAAATTTGTTATGGTGTCTTCTTTAATTAAACTCACATGAGCTGAAAATCAACtttgaattgtgtttattgcgtCTAATAGCTGCAAAGAAGCACATTTTAATAGAAGAAGCCACatgttatctctctctctctctttgcagccacttcctgtttacaaaCGTGTGTTTCCGGTTCCCTTGGTAACTTACCCGGGTGGGCTGCGGTGCTGTAGTGATGCCTTCATGTTTCAGCAAAGTGTGACTGGCTTTTAACTGTTTACGGAGAACTTTCTTGTCCTCTTTACTCCTCCTGACAGCTCTCACGTTGTTTTCCACACTAGCATCCATGGTGCGCATTTTTATTATGTCCGGGTGGCAACCAGCATCAAACAGTGAAAGTTCCCGAGGATTCTCCtcccaggagagagagagcagcatcaGAGAGCACAGTTTCCTTTACTTTCCTttcacactttctttttttcttttttgggggggggggggcttttaCTGTTTTTCCCCACCCTACCAGactcagaaacagaaacagacaatTTGTGTATGCATTTGGTGTAGTCTGAAGTTATGTCAAACAGCattattagatagatagatagatagatagtaactttattgatcccaagggaaattcaagtttccagcatcacagttccatagtgcaaaacatgttagtaaaaaggcagtaaaaaagttaatagtgcaaagtacaaagtacaaaaaaatataccagatataaaaatacaaggagatgaagaaaactgttaaaactgagtatagtgcagggtgacagctgtgatacacgactattgaaaaaattaaatatagtgcagaagagactgttaaaaatgagtgtAGTGCATTagtatctgtcctgcagactgtCCTCCTTTGgccatctggatcaggtctgcttagtgtcccaagagtcagaactaaacatgcagaagaagcagcgttcagtttttatgcaccaaatatttggaacaagctcctagaaacctgcaggaccgaaaatcaaagcttcaaactttcctgtttgctgctgccttttattaaaccagataatgatcttatactgcactagagcttttactcttgtgtgttatacaaGAGTGTTGTCTTCTACTGTTTTTGTACTTCCCATGGGTAATACTGCTATTTGTATAATATCCCAGCAAGGACATATGTTTCTGTTgtggtatactgtatatctatagtaCCAAGCTAACGATACGATTACTCTTGCTCTTTTTGTGTAAGTAGTCCTTCTCGTTTTCTTTTCTGAGGTATCTATCCGAGCCTTACCGACATGCAGTGGTTTGCCCTGTGGCTCCATTATATATGACCTAAACCCTGATGGCAAATCCATGCTGCATGCCTTCCTAATCTCCtaacaaaagacaaacaaaaatgcTCCAGGGAACATTCTATAGGCCCTGCTAACTTGATACTAAGGGATAAAAAAGTAAGTATATAGGATGACTATCCTGGGGAGCCATTCCACTTTCATCCATCATCAGACTGCACTTCTGGCAACTGAGAATAATATTGTATTACCCGATGAATGAAAGAGTATTATCACAATGGGCTAGCTGGCTGACTCCTTATCCTtttcaacaaaacacaaaaccctACACATCAGGGCAGATGCTGATCAGATACAAGCATTCACATTCAGGCTAAATTATAATTTGTTTATTCCGtctattgttttttgtttttttgcactggttgttgctctctgtctgcttccTCCCTCAAAGGAGCCAATTAGCTTAGATCCTGCTTATGAATTCCTCTACAGCCAGATTAATGACTCTACAGCCCCTTTGGGTGTCAGTGCATGCATGGACTGGAGGTGGTCTTTGCATGTGTTTTGGAGCATGAAACATTTGTGCGTCAGTGTGTGCGATTATACACTGGTGGGTTGTGTAATAAAGCCCTCACCTGTCCTCAGCCATCTCAGTAATTGCAGTGCCAGGCTGGGCCGCTGGCCAGTGGGAACCCTTTCCTAGTCTTAACAGCAtactcagtttatagtctacAAAACAACAGCTGGTCAGACAGGAGGCCAAGCTGCCCTCTCCGACATCATAACAACACTCTGctccatcttgtttttcaaaacagactaataaataaaaaataaaaatgatgatacCCAGAGACATCAATCAGGTACATTTGTTGGGGAATTCATCAGGGCCAGTACCAGCAAGGGGCCATTTTATCCAGTGTACACAATAATATGAAAACAGGGGGAAGATGGATTCATTTAAAGATGGATTCATTGCTtccattttattctattttctgtctttgtctgaTGGACAATTTTGTTGCAACCCATTACCCTGAGTCAATCTGACTTCCTAATGTCTTGTaagaaaacaatctcaccaccAGCTCCGTTTAGTAGCTGCTCTGGGGTTTTCAAACAACACAATCTTCCTCAGCACATGGAGCAGTTACTTGTACTaaaatttcaatattttctgaGCACTTTACTATataggacggaacctgccaaaatcaaacataaataaataagtatgccattaaatgtaccaaaaataatataaaaataaatgtaggcattaattaattgataaaatgtgacataaattgatatttctgttttaatttgcttctttatttatttaccttattTTTACCTAGTATTAATTCCCATATCTATCACTCTGACCCATGACACACGTTGAATgtcagccccctcatttgcataatgaggtagaaatataaaaagacacgtataaagaaaaatataaataaatacttacaatataatgatgaataaattaattttaaagtagattgaaaataattgcaaaaataaataaatgcatgtaaaagttaataaaaaaataaatagataccaGGGAAAATTAagtagaagagtagatagaGGAATTAAtatgaaggtaaataaataaagaagcaaattaaaacagaaatatcaatttatgtaacATTTGATCAACTAATTattgcctacatttatttttaatgacatacttaacttatttatacttatttattgagtaatttatttatttaattattcattttttattttggcagcttcCATCCTCCATACTTTACTGACTTCCCATGCAAACAGGCttaaaagcatattttttttcaccttggaaacagcagttgagAAAACGATCTCACCACAAAGTCCACTTAGTAGCTGACGAATGATCCATCTGCTAATGAAGATCATGTGGCATGATCAAAAGCTGGACCTTGTTTCTCAACTGCTGTTTCCAGACAAATTTTGAACTTGTGAACAATGAATGTAAACGCTCTACCAAGTGGAAATACCATTTTCAGGTTATGAACGGGAGATTAGGAGAACATTTCCCTTGCCAGTGCTCAAGGACAGCTTCACCTCACACATTAGCGATGAGCAGCGTAACATTGAGAACTAGAGTAGGACCACTTGTGTGCCCTGAGGCATGCCATCACCCTTTAATATGCAGGGCCAGTAGCCAGAGGCCAAACTCCTGTTGCTGTCATGTATGTATTCTAATTAGCTGGAGACTGTTGGCATGATGGAGATGGAAAGATAAAGACACCCGATCCTGCTTTTTAAAATACTGATTCTGATCCCTGGGGGCGATATGCAAGCAGATATTGGTTTGTTCTTGGACAAAGATGAGTCAATATATCAGCCGATGGTTCTTTTATGACCTTTTTCCAGAGACTGAAATATTTGTGGTCattagttttaattttattcaaaAGGAAATATAACTGATGTGCAACCAAGgcatttcaaatattttcattgtataATAAATTTGGCTGTACCGTATACAGTACAGCCAAATTTGTCTTGCAATACAGGAGAAGTCATATTATGCTGTAGCACTGAAGACTGTAACAGTCTATTTGTTGATTATTTGGCAAGTTAAAAGGGATATAAAACAGACAGAAGCTACTAGGTCAAGTCTTTGGCAGCAGATCTAATGTTCAAACATAATAGGCCACTACAACTGGCCAAAATATTAACAGGACTGAGCcttgtgtttggtgtgtgtaTCATCTCTCTGTCAGGACGACTGTCTCTCCTCCAATCAAAGCTGATGTAGTGGAAAAGATTTAGACACTGAGCAAAGCTGTGGGCTAAATAATTTTTCAGTGCCAGGCAGCTATTTATACACTAGTGTCCAGGCTAAACCGCAGaacattttgtgtttattgAAAAGGGCATTAGGGAAATGCTTTCCTGAAGAGCGCATTTTCTGCATCAAATCTtgtgtttttcagtttttcattGGTTGTCACCAAACTTCACTGGATAATAAACAGTATCGCATGCACTAtatgcacgtacacacacacatacagcatcCCAGAATGTGTGGAATGGTGTCTCGGAGGCCTTGTTGAcacccctctgtctctccactgATTTAGAGGGTAACCCTGCCAGCGCTTTTCCatcttcaacacacacacacacacagctgtcagaGTGGGCCGTGGTCCACCCCGCACAGAGATGCCTGCACACCTCGCCCTGCTTTATTCAATCACCCCCCAGCGCTGGATCTATGTGACAATGGGAATCCCTGGGTCAAATAGCTATTGGTCCGACGCTGGCAGAGCAGCAGGGTGATAAAAAGGCAGCCGGTTTGATCTGTTAAATCCTCTGGGAACGACCTTGGAATCCTGTGATGGCAAGGTTAAAGGCAGCCGAGCTCATATACAGTTTGTCCTACTGTGACCCCTCTGTGTGTACgagaaggtgtgtgtgtcaAGGGGGTTTAACATTAGTCCAAAGATAATACCGTTTTAAGCAGCTGTCAAGTGTGAGATGAACCGAGAGGTTCGCTGTGGTGAACTGTCAAAATCCCCTTCTTAGCACCAGCATAACACACAGGAGGAAGAATGTAAAAGTACAATGGGTGTACACAaccacaaaagaaagaaaaaaacactatataaTAAACGTATTTTTCAAGGAATAGTTTTGGCAAAACACTTGTTTGCTTTCTGGTGGAGAATTCGATGAGAGGATTAATAGGCCTAGCACTCAGCCGGCAGCTgatttagcttagcttaacataaagactggaaacaggtgaaaacagctagcctggatCTGTCCAAAGGTAGCAACAACTGCTTTTGTGTCCCTCTTAAGCTCACTAGTTAACACATTAACTCAACAAAATGGGTTGTGCTCTGTAGCACGCcacttttctctcttctcattCTTCTGTCGCCTTTAGTCCAGCTTGGCTTATACCATGTAATAGACCCCACACTCTTGAGAATGGCAACCAATCAATAGCAAATGTCCTGTGGCCATGACAGTACAAAAATGGAAGCTGCGGTTTTACAGGTGTGTTATGTGCAGGAATATGTCTGGGACCAGTGACTTCCTGGACTTTCCCATGGTTGTCTGTTAAACTCATGGTGGAGACGCGACTCTAGAAGGGTAGCCACTCAGGTCCAAGAAATAATCTGTTACATCAAAGGTTTTTCAACCAAGGACCCCTTACATGATAGAGAATATATCGTGGTCCGCCTCATGTGAAGTATGTCCCTTGGAATAATTTGACGTAACCtattttttacacttctatGTGAAAGAACAGGAGAAGAGAAATGTAATTGAAAGATATTAGACACGTATATACAAATTGTaagagttatagatttgttagaCAAAAACATTATCTATGAACTAAATTTATATTagatttaaaattaaaatatatttcattCAACTATGAAGTcttttgtgaaaaaaagaaaattatatcatgataatttaaataaattaatctgaaaacttttcacGGACCCCATGGCAGAGTGACACAGACCCCTTGGGGAccccagaccccactttgagaatcccTTACATAACCCCCCAGGAAACCACAGCatgttatttttacactttggtatttgtaaagattaaaaaacaaggtgctggaaggtggattttgttacctttggacagatcGAGGCTAtctgtttccccttgtttccagtctttatgctaagctcaGCTAACCAGCTTCTGGTCGTAACtccatatttaccatacagacatgagagtgtaTCTTTTCATAACTCTCGAAGAAAGCAgacaagcatatttcccaaaacaaTTTCTTGAAGTATGCAGATGGAGATTGATTGGTCCAAGTTTGACATAGAGAACATTTTATACTATAGAGCTATAAAAAACATAACCTACTTTTCCCAGCGGTGCTTAAACAGTTTATTGGTGCCTCACTGCCCATCAGCCTGTCTGCACTTCACTGAGGGGAGCAGAATCTGATTCAGCCCGGCTGCCTGTGTCTGTCGATCCATCAGTTAGGAGAAAGCAAACGAAGGGTGTCAGCCACTATACGGTACATGCAACGCTGCCTCATGACACATCCTTTTACCGTCTTTCCTGGCTGGCAGTTGTCATCCAGCAGCCACAAAGGATATTGAAAGTAACTAAAGTGCAGTGGCAGACAGGCTGTGGCTAAAGCACCTGAATAACTATGAGAGCAATTAacctttcctcttttttttgacAGGGCAGACAGCATGATGAATTACGGTATCAGCTGGATTTAAACCTACATGCCTCTAATGTTGCATTTTGGAGCGGTCGCTCTGTTACTCTTCATTCCCCCTGTGAAAGCTCATACACAGATACTGGGTGATATACTGTTACAGCTCCTTTATCCATCAGAAGACCTGAGTATTGTGTTTGGAACAACTATAATCCACCTAGTATCTGCAATAACGCTTTATAAATAACCCTcctctgttgtgtgtgtgtgagagagagagagagactctgtATGGTTATAGATGGGGAACACACCAGTGGTTGAGATTGTTTAGTTGGTGCGTGACATCAGTCTGCGTGTATGTGAAACACGGGGCGGTCCGTAGAGGGTGGCTACTTTAGGAGCAGGCCCTTGCCCTGCTGACTGCAGAGAGCTGGACAAACGGCAAGAAGGTCAGCTGCTAGTAAATGCTGcggaggaaaagaagaagtgCCACAATAGAGAAGTTTCCAGTAAGAAGACAAGAGGTCAAGTACTACTGGAACACATAAGAtcatctcctcttcctgttcttCCTGTTTATAGTGAGATCACTGccaaagaaaggaaaggaaaggtaaCAGCTCACTGACATCATCTGATTTTGTGTTATCATTCTGAATAATGTTGTCATTGTTGGGAGAGTAATTTAGGCAACCAGTACAATCAAAACATTTCAAAGATTCTgcaattgacaaaaaaaaaaatcaatgacttTGCCCTACACTTTTTAACCTGATCATGTGGGCATTAGTGtattattaagtatgttttgtGGGTGTGTGCATCATGTCCCAAACTGAAATTATCATGGTATCATCTTTGACTTTTGACCATCATGTCACTAAACTTGTCTAGTCTTGTTTTCTCCAGCTAAGAAACATCACTAAAATCAAATGCATCTTGTCTTCCACGGATCTTGAACTATTAATTCACACTTTAATTTTCTCCCTtctaaactagggatgcactgatccgactTTTTTAATCCCGATACTGAAAGCGATACCTGCTTTTTGGATAGTAGCCAGTATCGAGTACCGAttcgataccagtgtttaaataatacgctgtatgcctcactgtgtggaagtgactgggatcattcttttatgtgtaaggcaacatcaggcttgacttaaacattgctttcctaactttgtaaatcaAAATGTGCCAAATAAATATAGAGATATACATTAACTGAATTGTtctttataattaaaataataaattgtacaccatcaactcaaattccagtatataatgtatataaatagagaattgaattgaatagatctcTCTGATGGTCACCGAtaccagctatttgagtcagtatcggcccgttatccgatccggtatcggtatcggtgcatctctattcTAGACTATTGTAATTCCCTCTACACCTGCCTCAGTCAAACTGCTTTAAATCGCCTACAGTTGGTTAAAATGTAGCTGCCAGGCTAGTAACCGGAACCAACCGTCAGTCTCACATTACCGCTATTCTGTCATCCTTCCATTGGCTTCCTGTAAAATTCAGAATAAACTATAAGATCTTGTTAGTTACATATAAGGCACTGCATGACCTCGCCCCGTTACATTTCAGATCTTCTCGTTCCATATTCTGCCCCTCGACCACTCCGATCTTCAAATCTCGGCCTCTTATCCATCCCCCGCTccaactgcaaaacaaaaggtgatcggATCTTTTCTGTCTTAGCTCTAACCCTCTGGAATCACCTCACCTAATCCCAAAAACCCAGGCCTTTTtataggcctcatccacatATGCTTTTGTTTTAGTTTGGTCTGTCTCTCGTTGTTCTGTGTCTCATATTGTAATTATTCTTTGGTTtctcttacttacttacttgtgTATATGAGGGGATATTGTGGCCCCTCTCCCTGTTGAGTGATGAGTAACTGTGAACAGATGTAATGACCCGCCTGAGAAGTGGCTGATCCCTCTAATCTATGATAACAGAGGCGACAAACATGCACACTTCTATTTTTAAATACCGTCTTATTTGCCTTGGTCGTATTCCATTGCTCATATCTCTCTACATCTCGCAGGTCCAGGAGCCACACCTCTTTAAAGACATCCAACACATCTgcatcttttcttctttgctcctcctctcctcggGTGTGACACCACCATGGACCGCTCGGTGAAGGAGCTGTTCCTCAACTTCATGATCGTCTTAATCACCGTGCTGCTGATGTGGCTGCTGGTGAAAACGTACCAGGCCTGAACCATGGAGCAACAAGAGAGGAGATGAACgagaggaaacaggaggagagatgtgtgtgtgcggaggGAAGAAGAAGCCAGCATGGTTATCGTAGGACTCTGCTGCTGATTGATTCTTGTTCAGACAGTGTTTACGTCTTTTCATTATTTGGTCCAGAGCTCTATATTACTCATATGAGGTCTAACACTATGTGATTACTACAAACAGGGCAGATTGTCTTGGATCAGtatttgaggtgtttttttttaatgtggctTTGAATCTCTGGCAAGAGCCAAACGGGAAGTCACAGTAGAGATGGGAGggtgaataaaaataaacaaagtgaGAGCTATAAAACACTGTAATGTCAATATAAACTATATGCAGTGTGTCATTCACGTGACCTTTGATACAATGAAATGCTGTTGTGTCTATTGTTCTGTTTTTACTAAGTGATGAATGTGTCAAATGCAGTTATTGTATCTGCTCAAAGAAGAAGACATCAACACAAATAATGAAGCATAATATTTATGTTCACTTCTTGCCATTAAACAGTCTTTCATTCGttggattatttttctgtttcatatcaCAAACGTAAATTGTATTCATGATTTACACCATGACGCCCATGTTTTTCTCCTCCTGGTTTCTGAAAGTTATTGTGTTCTTTGAAGTGTTTTCTCTTCTATAGTTGCACATTTCAGCGGTTACTGAAGATTATCAGGTGGTATTGATCACATGTACAGTTATATATCATGAGAGGAGAAACAGGGCATGCGTGAATACATGAAACAGAATAAAGGCAAGtagtttaaaatgaaaatccacCCAGATAATTTACACAGTTTTGCCATCACATTATTTTAGTTGAGATTTAAATAGTGTAGGTCTTCATCAGCTCTAATCTGTACTATCAAATAAAGCACATTTAGTTGAAAGGGACTTATGGGCtgttttgtgaaatgttgtCAGAACAAAAtcatttgatctgttcaaaatgcaaaaTCCCCAAATGCAGGGAAAAAGACACTGAATTCCTCCTGAAGGCTGTATAAATGGACTATCAATAAAGTTTCATTTTCTATATTGTAGCTGTTCTTATTTTGGGGGGATTCTTCTTTTAAtacaaagcagaacaaaaaaTATTCGAAACCAAAATAGGATTTCTAAAATAGTCTTCTGCTCATTAGGGTTCCTCCATGGGAGGGACCACATTTTGATCGACACAACAAAGATCCTATGACAGCGGACGCTTAATACATACAAAGTTAAGGATCaaatctttaaattaaaaaaaaaaaaaaataataataatttggctCAAGTGCTCTGGTGTTATGATGGTGTGTGAGAGACATGGTGTTAGGTGAAgattgtctttctctctgttcgTCATGTGCAAAGGTTTGAAAGCCTCATTGCATCAGTGACACGTGTAACACACACGTGTTCatgagtgtgtgtctgctgtgtaTCATGCTGCGTTACTCCATGGGTCTCTGTGTCTGCTGAAGCTGATGAGCTGACAGTGGAACTCAGTGAGCGCTCTGGGCATCGGAGCCACTTCCTCCCATTGGCTCCTCCCACTGTGGTACACCTGTACAGGCCACAAGAAGAGAATATGAGAACGCTTTGGGTAATACAGTTAATTAACTTTAAATTAGCTAGTTCTCAACGCACTGTCCCAACCCCTTTCCTCTCCTTACCCATTTATCCGGTCATCCCTCCTTTTATCCCGTCTCTTATTCAAAGCTGTGCACACCTCTCCCATCTCTACCTCAGGTATTATCCTGAGCTCCTACCGTCATCCCCTCTCTCACATCcatccccagcaacgttttccagctctttctgggggaccccgaggcgttcccaggcttGACGAGATATGTAATCTCttcagcgtgttctgggtctagcCTGGGGCCtcttatatataatatatatatattgctatTGGCTAACTTTTTAAGTGGGGACACCCCAGGTgcatagggtaaaaaaaaaattaaataacagaTATCagcatgaaacttccccagttgattacttacattaagacaattgtATGGTTAAatatgaggcattatctaatgttaACTGTCGGTATATTTTGGAGAActctacagatgcaaatagacaacGTGTAGTAagataaacacctaaatgtgtattttggatgttttctttccagtagtctgaaagaagaaatgttatggaagcaaaatagcccgaAATCGTAatttgaccagtgcatgaaaaattcTGTTTTTGCAGTGTCTCGCCATATGCTCTATACTTTTGTcttttgcttttaatgtttatCTGGTGAGCTACTGATCACTTCTTCCAGGCCTGTCAACACATCAGGTGGCCTCCACTTTCAGCTCATGAAACCATGACTTGGAACACACACATCTTAGCCAATAAAAGTCAAACTAGGGCAGCTTCTCCTACCTGAACTTCGTCGGTGATCTCGTCAGGTGAATAGTCTCCACCCAGGATGTAGATTCTGTCTCTCATACCCACTGCACCTGCATTGAACCCAGCACACTCGAATGACCCTTCGCCCTTCCACACGCAGGTCTCTGGACAGAAACTGTACACCTGgatgggggaaaaaagcagTCCTGTTATGAAAACTTAAACTACATAAGCCCTTTTTAATGCTTTCACACTACAATGCAATGACTGACGACTCATCCATTCATTATCTGATGGCTCACCTTGTAAGTGGACAGGTCACAGAGGTGCAGTGTGTTATTAATTGACACCGCCTTGACCAGTGTAGCATGGAAGAACTGGCCAAACTCGGCCACCAGGCGGCTCCACTGGTCCTGCTGGGCATCGTAGCAGAAGAAGCAATCCAGTGAGGGGTTAAAGGAGTCTGTGATCTCCACCTCTGACCCCAGTGTATAGATGACACTGCCACAAGCACTGGCCTCAGGGTAGAAGATGGCAGTGGGCAGCGGGCTGACGGAGCACCAGGTCTGGGTCAGAGGGTCATAATACTCCACCTAAAATATATGAAGAACAGAATTTGTACTGCAGGACATCTGAACCAACAATATGGACTCAATCGTATATAAGGGAGTCACTGTTACATCCAGAAGACTGGGAGCTCCCCCTCTGGATCCCGTGGTCCGTCCTCCGATGACGTACACTCGGTCCAGGCAGGTCACAGCCGTGTGCGTGGTTCTCGGCTTCAGCATGGCAGGTGCAGGCGTGCAGGTTAGGGTCACAGGACAGAAGCACCAAACCTCGTCCGTGGCATCATGGAACGGCTCGGCCACGTGGAGACGTATTGCCCGGCAACAGTTCCCCCGGCAACCGCCGGTCACGAACATCTAAGATCCAGTGGAAAGATGAGAAGATGGTGAATTTGTTGAAGCTATAACAGAGAGCAGGATAAAGAAGTGTGTAGTTATAAGATTCATTCCAAACCACTATACATACATCAAGGCCCCATTTGTTTGTTTACCTGAAATGTACATTCCCTTACTGTTCAGGTGTTGCTCCTCCTTTTACACCTG
The Sebastes fasciatus isolate fSebFas1 chromosome 7, fSebFas1.pri, whole genome shotgun sequence genome window above contains:
- the sln gene encoding sarcolipin, translated to MDRSVKELFLNFMIVLITVLLMWLLVKTYQA